Part of the Thunnus albacares chromosome 11, fThuAlb1.1, whole genome shotgun sequence genome, tgctataggcctagactgctgggggacttcccatgatgcactgagctcctctctcctcctcctcctcctctccatctgtatgcattcatgtaacatcaatgcatgtcactaactttgcttcttcctctgagttttttttgtgctttctcatctcacaggaaaccctgggttctgggccagGCCTTCGCAGTCCTTTGCAGTCCTGTTGGCACCCttccctggctgctgctgtgtcattgtcattgttgttatgattgttgttattctgcgccccccacccccaccccaccccacccttaCCAAAAGAAGCATCACTCCACTGGCTGGTGGAGTGATGGAGAGGCTGGTTGAGTGATAACCAGGCTGGTGGAGCGATGGAGAGGCTGATGGAGTGATAACCAGGCTGGTGGAGTGATGGAGAGGCTGGTGAAGCGATGGAGAGGCTGGTGGAGTGATGGAGAGGCTGCCCAAAGCAATAGCAATAACTCTCCACAACCCTTCACCTCTGTCTAACAGAGAACttgcagctttaaaatttcTGTCTCAACCAAACTCCACTCTGTCTTGCTCCTTCAATAACTTTGCTCATGGTGAATTTGCACATCTTTATACTCCTACTCTACCATCTctcattgcatttttaaaacttcaacaaCTTTGCACACTTGTAATTAATGTATATGCTATGTTATCCAATgtttatatttctatattttattatatttatggTGCATCCTAGTAttctttatattgtgtttatatagtatatttttgtgtttatttttctatggATATATATTTCTCTCTAGTGTTGATATGTATATTTACTGTCCTGTGTAATGCCTGGATaacctgctgctgtaacacaaGAATTTCCCATTTTGGGATCAAtaaaatccatccatccatccatctatgatgatgccatccctagagccgtCCCCCTAGCATGCCTAAAAGCAAATGCTTTATCAGGAACATTAACATGCATTGTGGGGAACTTTTCCAAATTCTCCAGGGGAGCAATAGTGTGGTGACATCTACGGGGAGGAAAAGATAAAAGACTTTGAACACCCACCAGAAGCCACAGTTTAGGTTTATCTATGTATAGATTACTAAATAGGATGAAAGGTATAACAATGATAGGAAGTTGTATTAGAATACAGACATAAATATTGACTTACAGACAGGTCCTTTAATTCAGAGAATGGAAAATACtactttttccttttacttCAACCTCACCATGTTTGTGAACATTGGACACTACCGCTATCCAGCCTTTGTCTTTTGCCTCCTGCTCTACAGTTTTATTGTCTCTGCTAATCTCGTCATAATGCTGGTGATATCTCGAGAAAGAACTCTACATGAGCCCATGTATATGTTTATTGCTTGTTTATCTGTCAACGCTCTGTTCGGTTCTACTGGATTCTTCCCCAGATTCCTCATGGATCTTCTGTCTGACTCTCATTTGATCTCACATCTGGCTTGTTACACTCAGATATATGTTATTTACACATATGCTTGCAATGAAATGACCATCTTGGGCATTATGGCATACGATAGGTATGTTGCTGTATGTCATCCTTTACACTACCACAGAAAAATGACCTCTAAATCTGTTTTCAAGTTGGCAGCAATGGCTTGGATTTATTCAGCTTTTGTCGTTACAGTATGTAACTCCATGTCCATGAGGCTTCCTTTATGTGGCAACAAGatacaaaaagtgttttgtgcCAATTGGAACATCGTAAAATTATCATGTGTTGCCACAGTTGTCAACAATATTGTAGGTATGCTTTTAACTATAACCACAGttttctttccccttttttaCATCCTGTACACCTATCTGCGAATAATAATTGTTTGCTGGAAAAGCTCAGCAGAATTCAAAGGGAAAGTATTAGAGAGATGTCTGCCACATGTTATTTCTTTTGTGATATATTCCATCGCAGGATTTTGTGATATCGCCCTGAGCCGGTATGATCCTGAGgagataaacacatttatggctgtttttctgtcactagAGTTTCTTGTCATTCCTCCAGTTATGAATCCTCTTGTGTATGGCCTGAAGTTACCAGAAATTAGGAGACACATTTTAAGAATGTTATAGAAGCACACCGTAACATAATGTTTGTCTATGATTTTATGTACACAGACTATCGAATCACATTAGTCTACAGATCCTATGAAGAATGTGTTAaagctaaaaaacaaatattcttaTATCTTTCTTGACTCACAATACAGATAAAGGTGAATAGAGGTCAAATTTAATTAGAATGGGCTATTACAACGTACGTTTCCCAAATAATCTCACAAAAATGTCCAGAAGCTTAATGtctcaaaatatttaataaaatgaaaaactaattttcaaatgcagaaaatgttttgttgacatAAATGAACCACCTTAACTGTCATTAActtaatatgaataaaatatataagtgtaaatatataagttttattaatttcacGTTAATTCAACTTAATATttctagttttcattttcagaccatTTCAGAATTTATAAACATGAGTTCATCTGATATTTTCTGATGTGAAATAACAAAGTTTCTGAagagaaatacacacaacaatATATTAgcacttcccagcatgcattgtctGCAAGTTAAAACTCTCTAGCAAcccttttgttgcttttttgcaacacttttgtagttttgaagaaaacatacatacatacacttatATTCTAACAAACTTACTTAAAGCAGACTCacatgttgaatatttactgACTCTGGTACAAAGTGGCTCCAACAGTTTCTTTGTGGCAACTGAAGAAGCATCTTTTCAAACtgataaaatagaaatgaaaatctgactacaatgtttgtcagtgtgattGAACagttgttgattcaactttatgtttaAGTTTATTGAAATTGATATCTAGAATTAACTCAGTTGATGGTTTATTATCCAACTTAAACTCAGTTTACTCATTTTTGAGGCAGCAGTGAGGCTTATGTTTCTAAATTGAAccagtttaaaatgtataaatgaggATTTGAACAGGCAGGGTTGTGTGTCTGCCCATCCTCTATCCTACCAACAACAAATGACTTTTGACTGAGTCCACTTCATATTAGTTAGTTTGTGATCTTGTAATAAAGCATTAAAGTTGCTTTCAGGCTGCAAACAGTTGCTGCCACCGCCTCCATTTTTCAATGTAAACGCAAAGG contains:
- the LOC122992795 gene encoding olfactory receptor 10J4-like; the protein is MENTTFSFYFNLTMFVNIGHYRYPAFVFCLLLYSFIVSANLVIMLVISRERTLHEPMYMFIACLSVNALFGSTGFFPRFLMDLLSDSHLISHLACYTQIYVIYTYACNEMTILGIMAYDRYVAVCHPLHYHRKMTSKSVFKLAAMAWIYSAFVVTVCNSMSMRLPLCGNKIQKVFCANWNIVKLSCVATVVNNIVGMLLTITTVFFPLFYILYTYLRIIIVCWKSSAEFKGKVLERCLPHVISFVIYSIAGFCDIALSRYDPEEINTFMAVFLSLEFLVIPPVMNPLVYGLKLPEIRRHILRML